From the Pseudomonas baltica genome, one window contains:
- a CDS encoding DUF6388 family protein yields MPQVETPHQLALQLFLGQHPEVAHDLDRLNPLLAQVAGLTLQQYREERLHEAFEQEAERLGLFAWELTLQFTSPTPQAFEEQRREVHREVAQMAHMGWEEYCELNNLPR; encoded by the coding sequence ATGCCCCAGGTCGAAACTCCGCACCAACTCGCCCTGCAACTGTTTCTGGGCCAACACCCGGAAGTGGCCCACGATCTTGATCGTCTCAATCCGTTGCTGGCCCAGGTCGCCGGCCTCACCCTTCAGCAATATCGCGAGGAACGTCTGCACGAGGCCTTCGAGCAAGAAGCCGAACGCCTGGGCCTGTTCGCCTGGGAACTGACCTTGCAATTCACCAGCCCGACCCCGCAGGCCTTCGAAGAACAGCGCCGCGAAGTTCACCGCGAAGTCGCGCAGATGGCGCATATGGGCTGGGAGGAATATTGCGAGCTTAATAATCTGCCGAGATGA
- a CDS encoding DUF202 domain-containing protein — protein MTSLHHDVGLQPERTLLAWRRTLLSLLAVSTLFLRWIPHHGAFAFGLIGVAMLSVVTIWLGQWRRYRVSARAISENRTPVALPEIAALGFACSALGALGLYVVLRF, from the coding sequence ATGACCAGCCTGCACCATGACGTCGGCCTGCAACCGGAACGCACCCTGTTGGCGTGGCGGCGCACGCTGCTGTCATTGCTGGCGGTCAGCACGTTGTTCTTGCGCTGGATCCCACACCACGGCGCGTTTGCCTTCGGCCTCATCGGCGTGGCGATGCTCAGCGTGGTGACGATCTGGCTGGGGCAATGGCGGCGCTACCGGGTCAGCGCCCGCGCGATCAGCGAGAACCGTACGCCGGTGGCGCTGCCGGAAATCGCCGCCTTGGGGTTCGCCTGCAGCGCGCTCGGCGCGCTGGGACTCTATGTGGTCTTGAGATTTTGA
- a CDS encoding sulfite exporter TauE/SafE family protein: MIEALVFGVLIGMLLGLTGAGGGVLAVPALVLGLGWPITQAGPVALMAVGGAAALGAIDGLRKGLVRYRAALLMAALGALMAPWGLYVAHRLSSASLATLFSVVLVVVAVRMIKANRSTDESGGWQQKNCMLDPATGRLHWTRKCAATLAILGACCGFLSGLLGVGGGFLLVPAFRQLTDIRVHGVVATSLMVVALVSTVAIVGALRTGVSIPAAGGGFIAACLVGMLCGRLLAPWVPAQALQRLFAGVCLMVATYLLVHTWG; encoded by the coding sequence ATGATCGAGGCGCTGGTATTTGGGGTCCTGATCGGCATGTTGCTCGGCCTGACCGGGGCCGGCGGTGGCGTGCTGGCGGTACCGGCATTGGTGCTTGGCCTGGGCTGGCCTATCACTCAGGCGGGGCCGGTGGCATTGATGGCGGTGGGTGGCGCGGCGGCATTGGGCGCCATCGATGGCTTGCGCAAGGGCCTGGTGCGCTACCGCGCGGCGCTGTTGATGGCGGCGCTGGGCGCGCTGATGGCGCCATGGGGGCTCTATGTCGCCCATCGTCTGTCCAGCGCCAGCCTGGCGACCTTGTTCAGCGTGGTGCTGGTGGTCGTCGCGGTGCGGATGATCAAGGCAAATCGCAGCACCGACGAGTCCGGTGGCTGGCAACAGAAGAACTGCATGCTCGATCCTGCCACCGGGCGCCTGCACTGGACGCGCAAATGCGCGGCCACCTTGGCGATACTGGGCGCCTGTTGCGGCTTCTTGAGTGGCTTGCTGGGCGTAGGCGGGGGTTTTTTGCTGGTGCCGGCCTTTCGGCAACTGACCGACATCCGTGTGCATGGGGTCGTCGCCACATCGTTGATGGTGGTGGCGCTGGTGTCGACAGTTGCGATTGTGGGTGCCTTGCGCACCGGGGTGAGCATCCCGGCGGCTGGCGGCGGGTTTATCGCCGCCTGCCTGGTCGGCATGCTCTGCGGCAGGCTGCTGGCGCCCTGGGTGCCTGCCCAGGCGTTGCAGCGTCTGTTCGCTGGCGTGTGTCTGATGGTGGCCACCTACCTGTTGGTGCACACCTGGGGCTGA
- a CDS encoding ATP-binding protein, translated as MTTAILMNDALDPSNPAQHESSSAQTAALQASVLELREALEAGDVGHWSLDLASEILTTSATCREHYGRGPDEAFSYAQLVAAVHVDDRERRQAALQASVVGGSDYRIDYRLFTPAGELRWINVRGRTLRDAQGQALRITGISQDITERMAEEGRRQALAQLSDRIRDLADPAELAYAAAEILGRHLEVSRAGYGLVDTFNETITIERDWNAPGIKTLAGVLHFRDYGSYIEPLKRGETIVIADAEKDPMTAATAAALKAISAQAFVNMPVNEEGGMVALLYLNHAEQRVWHPADLALVREVAHRTRMAVERRRAEHRLRALTASLEQQVESRTRALLDTEEALRQAQKMEAVGQLTGGVAHDFNNLLTVIRSSTDLLGRPNLAPERRQRYVEAISETVNRATRLTGQLLAFARRQTLKPEAFDVGASVSAVIGMLNTLVGSRVNIDLQLPDEGCFIHADPSQFDTALINMAVNARDAMAGQGRVTITVAKVDAIPGQHAAKGQFVAVAISDTGAGIDPADLARIFEPFFTTKAFGDGTGLGLSQVFGFARQSGGDVQVHSAPGQGATFTLYLPSVQARTATEAVIGELAQVSGGGVCVLVVEDNEEVGAFAAESLLELGYAPVWVKSAERALVELTSVPGRFDVVFSDVVMPGINGIELATRIGELFPQLPVILTSGYSHVLEESGLAGFELLHKPYSVDQLSRVLGQATKGQRHSSLL; from the coding sequence GTGACTACCGCGATATTGATGAACGATGCGCTTGATCCCTCCAACCCGGCGCAGCATGAAAGCTCCAGCGCACAGACCGCCGCGTTGCAGGCGAGCGTGCTGGAGCTGCGTGAAGCCCTGGAGGCCGGCGACGTCGGCCATTGGAGCCTCGACCTGGCGTCTGAGATCCTGACGACCTCGGCGACCTGTCGGGAGCACTATGGCCGTGGCCCTGACGAAGCTTTCAGCTACGCGCAACTGGTTGCAGCCGTTCATGTCGACGATCGTGAGCGCCGGCAGGCGGCGCTGCAAGCGAGTGTCGTCGGTGGCAGCGATTACAGGATCGACTACCGGCTGTTCACCCCGGCGGGCGAGCTGCGCTGGATCAACGTGCGCGGCCGTACCCTGCGTGATGCACAGGGCCAGGCGCTGCGCATCACCGGTATTTCTCAGGACATCACCGAGCGCATGGCCGAAGAGGGCCGGCGCCAGGCGTTGGCGCAGCTCAGCGATCGTATCCGCGACCTGGCCGATCCGGCAGAGCTGGCGTATGCCGCCGCCGAGATCCTCGGCCGCCACCTCGAAGTCAGTCGGGCTGGCTATGGCCTGGTCGATACCTTCAACGAAACCATCACCATCGAACGCGACTGGAATGCCCCGGGTATCAAGACGCTGGCCGGGGTTTTGCACTTTCGCGACTACGGCTCTTACATCGAACCACTCAAGCGTGGCGAGACCATCGTGATAGCCGATGCCGAGAAAGACCCAATGACGGCCGCCACCGCGGCCGCACTCAAGGCCATCAGCGCCCAGGCTTTCGTCAACATGCCGGTCAATGAAGAGGGCGGCATGGTGGCGCTGCTTTACCTCAACCATGCCGAACAACGGGTCTGGCACCCGGCGGATCTCGCGCTGGTGCGCGAAGTGGCTCACCGAACCCGCATGGCGGTCGAGCGGCGCCGCGCCGAACATCGCCTGCGGGCCCTGACGGCCTCCCTGGAACAGCAGGTCGAGAGCCGCACTCGCGCCTTGCTCGATACTGAAGAAGCGCTGCGCCAGGCGCAGAAAATGGAAGCCGTGGGGCAGCTGACCGGTGGTGTGGCCCACGATTTCAATAATCTGCTGACCGTGATTCGCTCCTCCACCGATCTGCTCGGGCGGCCTAATCTGGCGCCCGAGCGGCGCCAGCGTTACGTTGAGGCGATCTCCGAGACGGTCAACCGCGCCACGCGTCTCACTGGCCAGTTGCTTGCCTTTGCGCGACGCCAGACCCTCAAGCCAGAAGCCTTTGATGTCGGCGCCAGCGTCAGTGCCGTCATCGGCATGCTCAATACCCTGGTCGGCTCGCGAGTGAACATCGACCTGCAGTTGCCGGACGAGGGGTGCTTCATCCATGCCGACCCGAGCCAGTTCGATACCGCACTGATCAATATGGCGGTCAATGCCCGTGACGCCATGGCCGGGCAGGGCAGGGTGACGATCACGGTCGCCAAAGTCGATGCGATCCCCGGGCAGCATGCGGCCAAGGGTCAATTCGTCGCGGTGGCGATCAGCGATACGGGGGCGGGTATCGATCCTGCAGATCTGGCGCGGATCTTCGAGCCTTTCTTTACCACCAAGGCTTTTGGCGACGGCACCGGGTTGGGGTTGTCTCAAGTGTTCGGCTTCGCCCGGCAGTCGGGCGGCGACGTGCAAGTGCACAGCGCCCCAGGCCAGGGCGCGACTTTCACCTTGTACTTGCCCAGCGTGCAGGCCCGCACGGCCACCGAGGCTGTGATCGGCGAGCTGGCGCAGGTGAGTGGCGGGGGCGTTTGCGTGCTGGTGGTCGAGGACAACGAAGAGGTCGGCGCCTTTGCCGCCGAGTCGCTGCTGGAGCTGGGGTATGCGCCGGTGTGGGTGAAGTCCGCCGAGCGCGCCTTGGTCGAGCTGACATCGGTGCCGGGGCGTTTTGACGTCGTGTTTTCCGATGTGGTCATGCCGGGCATCAACGGTATCGAGCTGGCGACGCGTATCGGTGAGCTGTTTCCGCAACTACCGGTGATCCTCACCAGTGGCTACAGTCATGTCCTTGAGGAAAGCGGCCTGGCGGGGTTCGAGCTGTTGCACAAGCCTTACTCGGTGGATCAGCTTTCTCGCGTGCTGGGGCAGGCTACCAAGGGGCAGCGTCACTCATCGCTCCTCTAA
- a CDS encoding helix-turn-helix transcriptional regulator, translated as MDFSLTAEDVSRLRESASKACALLKALANEDRLLILCQLTQGERNVGELEAMTGVRQPTLSQQLGVLRDEGLVATRREGKYIFYGLASHEVIQVMKTLSGLYCGRVLGLGHAG; from the coding sequence ATGGACTTTTCCCTGACTGCCGAAGACGTCAGCCGCCTGCGCGAGTCGGCCTCCAAGGCCTGTGCGCTGCTCAAGGCGCTGGCCAACGAGGACCGTTTGCTGATCCTGTGCCAATTGACCCAGGGGGAGCGCAATGTCGGCGAACTCGAAGCCATGACCGGCGTGCGCCAACCGACCTTGTCCCAGCAATTGGGGGTACTGCGCGATGAAGGCCTGGTGGCGACCCGCCGTGAAGGCAAGTACATTTTTTACGGCCTGGCCAGTCACGAGGTGATCCAGGTGATGAAAACTCTCTCCGGGCTTTATTGCGGGCGGGTGCTCGGGCTGGGTCACGCGGGATGA
- a CDS encoding MFS transporter, with protein sequence MSRSPTSIFAQPGFSAFLCVRLAAVFAQQIQAIVIAWHMYDLTREPLSLAYVGMAQFIPMVILLLPAGDLLDRYNRRRILQISWTVATFSSGALLWLTLSGTQETLPYYLAMLVFGCTRAFTGPALQSLLPQIVARAYLAQAIATNSMIMKIATIAGPLLGGLLYAGIGGWTYGVCLLGFATGVILLQWVPTTHTPPPKPDDGTTAVTRFTAGIRFITSQPIILGAISLDLFAVLLGGVVALLPIYAQEILHVGPEGLGLLRSGIAVGELCMGLYLSIRPVNAHMGLRMFAAVAVFGLANMVFALSSWFWLSFAALMVAGAADMISVYIRSSLIQFATPDAMRGRVSAVNMLFIGSSNELGEFRAGVSATALGTVPAAIFGAVSTLVIVTAWTRLFRPLWLVQNNEAVLPKSAPVAEQAGA encoded by the coding sequence TTGTCTCGCTCCCCCACATCGATCTTCGCCCAACCCGGTTTCAGCGCGTTTTTGTGTGTGCGCCTGGCCGCCGTATTTGCTCAGCAGATTCAAGCGATCGTCATCGCCTGGCATATGTACGACCTGACTCGCGAGCCGCTGTCATTGGCCTATGTGGGCATGGCGCAGTTCATTCCGATGGTCATCCTGCTGTTGCCGGCGGGCGACTTGCTGGATCGCTACAACCGCCGCCGCATCCTGCAGATCAGCTGGACCGTGGCCACGTTCTCCAGTGGTGCTCTGTTGTGGCTGACGCTCAGTGGCACCCAGGAAACCTTGCCCTACTACCTGGCCATGCTGGTGTTCGGGTGCACCCGCGCCTTCACCGGCCCGGCGCTGCAAAGTCTGCTGCCGCAGATCGTCGCCCGCGCATACCTGGCCCAGGCGATTGCCACCAACAGCATGATCATGAAGATCGCCACCATCGCCGGCCCGCTGCTGGGGGGCTTGCTGTACGCCGGCATCGGCGGCTGGACCTACGGCGTCTGCCTGCTGGGCTTCGCCACCGGTGTGATCCTGCTGCAATGGGTGCCCACCACCCACACGCCACCGCCCAAGCCGGACGACGGCACCACTGCGGTTACGCGCTTTACCGCCGGGATCCGCTTCATTACCTCGCAGCCGATCATCCTCGGGGCGATCTCGCTGGACCTGTTCGCGGTATTGCTCGGCGGCGTGGTTGCCCTGCTGCCGATCTACGCCCAGGAGATCCTGCACGTCGGGCCTGAAGGCCTGGGCCTGCTGCGCAGCGGCATTGCCGTGGGCGAACTGTGCATGGGCCTGTACCTGAGCATCCGCCCGGTCAACGCGCACATGGGCCTGCGCATGTTCGCCGCCGTCGCGGTATTCGGCCTGGCCAACATGGTGTTCGCCTTGTCGAGCTGGTTCTGGCTGTCGTTCGCGGCATTGATGGTGGCCGGGGCTGCGGACATGATCAGCGTGTACATCCGTTCGTCGCTGATCCAGTTCGCCACTCCGGATGCCATGCGCGGTCGGGTGAGCGCGGTCAATATGCTGTTCATCGGCTCGTCCAACGAGCTGGGCGAATTCCGCGCCGGGGTCAGCGCCACCGCGTTGGGCACTGTGCCGGCAGCGATATTCGGCGCGGTGAGCACGCTGGTCATCGTCACCGCCTGGACCCGGTTGTTCCGCCCGCTGTGGTTGGTGCAGAACAACGAAGCAGTGCTGCCGAAAAGCGCCCCGGTCGCGGAGCAGGCTGGGGCCTAG
- a CDS encoding EAL domain-containing protein: MISPRQPFESRSLSSGTIDTFDDQFAADELCVLLRAARRSAHTQAWVIYRAGEQLHRVGEGDARLDWPASIDNDQFDSFCASRRLHRWPAGRGEFVLGWLLAPISETHDPALAELAYRLGQRLQTDALARAQITQRVLYDIIYLASTTRERSEFLVAVHQQLAQLIDAENFYLALYDSATGKISYPYYVDKIDVDALEAETYEYLDRDHLSLTAQVLTSGTPLLIDAAGIAAAQAQQRFFCVGDRPEFWMGAPLKNASDEVFGMIAMQVYDVPRIYSAEDRALFLVVARHVAMALDRILHRADLEETVSQRTRELSQLNTALRQEVAERERAEHLHSALFQIAELSSQSGDMEQLFRRLHGIVGELLVARNFYIALYDVTTQEVTFPYYVDEHQSAAPAPRRSNRGLTEYVIRQRRACLIDFNDASLLMASGEIQRTSDPIRSQSWLGIPLFDDDVVRGVLVVQSYSRLVSYSTRDQELLTFVSRHIDTALSRRSAAEAVLAANLKLEARVQSRTRELDQLNARLQYENAHDALTALPNRSHLQQRLQSAWEAFRSDGNDLVVMFLDLDRFKLINDSRGHHFGDQLLMQAAARLRSCLRDEDLLARLGGDEFAVLAPHAPLEVAVSIAERILEAFDLPFHIDGHVVFSSCSIGIVGADAEFHHEPADLLRDADTAMYRVKNAGRDSFAVFNQELRREFSDQVEREGALRNALKRQDELLPYFQPIVDVESGQLVALEALIRWRLPNGQILAPVHFLPALEGLRLIGRLDLYMLAAVAMILADPEHAHWPIVHVNCSSYSITRPEFADEALAVLASHGVAPSRICLELTEGALVAEPDQARRAMQQLAEQGMSVVLDDFGAGFSSLSYVHQFQFSGLKIDKSFILELTASDRSRAIVRAIVRMAESLGLPVVAEGVEDAESLRLLQEMGAGHAQGYYFARPLALDDLKRHPLLAP; encoded by the coding sequence ATGATTTCGCCGCGACAGCCATTCGAGTCCCGTTCCCTGTCATCAGGGACCATCGATACCTTTGATGATCAGTTCGCTGCCGACGAGCTGTGCGTCTTGCTGCGCGCCGCGCGCCGGAGTGCGCACACCCAGGCCTGGGTGATCTATCGGGCGGGGGAACAGCTGCACCGGGTAGGTGAGGGCGACGCACGGCTGGATTGGCCGGCCAGTATCGACAACGACCAGTTCGACAGTTTTTGCGCCTCGCGCCGCTTGCATCGCTGGCCGGCGGGCCGCGGCGAGTTCGTGCTCGGCTGGCTGCTGGCGCCGATCAGTGAAACCCATGACCCGGCCTTGGCCGAACTGGCCTACCGCCTGGGGCAGCGCCTGCAGACCGACGCCCTGGCGCGTGCGCAGATCACCCAGCGAGTGCTCTACGACATCATCTATCTGGCCAGCACTACCCGTGAGCGCTCTGAGTTCCTGGTGGCGGTGCACCAGCAGTTGGCGCAGTTGATCGACGCCGAGAACTTCTACCTCGCCTTGTACGATTCGGCCACCGGCAAGATCAGCTATCCCTATTACGTCGACAAGATCGATGTCGATGCGTTGGAGGCCGAAACTTACGAGTACCTGGACCGCGATCACCTGTCTTTGACTGCCCAGGTGCTGACCAGCGGCACCCCGCTGCTGATCGATGCTGCCGGTATCGCTGCGGCCCAGGCGCAACAACGGTTCTTCTGCGTGGGCGACCGGCCGGAGTTCTGGATGGGCGCGCCACTGAAGAATGCCTCTGACGAGGTGTTCGGCATGATCGCCATGCAGGTCTACGATGTGCCGCGCATCTACAGTGCCGAAGACCGCGCGCTGTTTCTCGTGGTCGCCCGCCACGTGGCCATGGCGCTGGACCGCATTCTGCACCGCGCCGATCTTGAAGAGACCGTCTCCCAGCGCACCCGCGAGCTGTCTCAGCTCAACACCGCATTGCGCCAGGAAGTGGCCGAGCGCGAGCGTGCCGAGCACCTGCACAGCGCGCTGTTCCAGATCGCCGAGCTGTCCAGCCAGAGCGGCGACATGGAGCAGCTGTTTCGGCGCCTGCACGGCATCGTCGGCGAGCTGCTGGTAGCGCGTAACTTCTATATCGCGCTGTACGACGTCACCACCCAGGAAGTGACGTTCCCGTATTACGTCGATGAACACCAAAGCGCCGCGCCGGCTCCGCGTCGCAGCAATCGCGGCTTGACCGAGTACGTGATCCGCCAGCGCCGCGCCTGTCTGATCGATTTCAACGACGCCAGCCTGTTGATGGCCTCAGGCGAGATCCAGCGCACCAGCGACCCGATCCGGTCGCAGTCGTGGTTGGGCATTCCGCTGTTCGATGACGATGTGGTGCGCGGCGTGTTGGTGGTGCAGAGCTACTCGCGCCTGGTCAGCTATAGCACCCGCGATCAGGAACTGCTGACGTTCGTTTCCCGCCATATCGATACGGCCTTGTCCCGCCGCAGCGCCGCAGAGGCAGTGCTGGCTGCCAATCTCAAGCTCGAAGCGCGGGTGCAGAGCCGCACCCGCGAACTCGATCAGCTCAACGCCCGCCTGCAATACGAAAACGCTCACGATGCCCTCACCGCGCTGCCCAATCGCAGCCATTTGCAGCAGCGCCTGCAATCGGCCTGGGAGGCGTTTCGCAGCGACGGCAACGACCTGGTGGTGATGTTCCTCGACCTCGATCGCTTCAAGCTGATCAACGACAGCCGCGGCCACCACTTCGGCGATCAGCTGCTGATGCAGGCGGCCGCGCGCCTGCGCAGTTGCCTGCGCGACGAAGACCTGCTGGCGCGTCTGGGCGGTGATGAATTCGCCGTGCTGGCGCCCCACGCGCCGCTGGAAGTGGCGGTGAGTATCGCCGAGCGGATCCTGGAGGCATTCGACCTGCCGTTCCATATCGACGGTCATGTGGTGTTTTCGTCCTGCAGCATCGGTATCGTCGGTGCCGATGCCGAGTTCCATCACGAGCCTGCCGACCTGCTGCGCGACGCCGATACCGCCATGTATCGGGTCAAGAATGCCGGGCGCGACAGCTTTGCGGTGTTCAATCAGGAGCTGCGCCGCGAGTTCTCCGATCAGGTCGAGCGCGAAGGTGCGCTGCGCAATGCGCTGAAGCGCCAGGATGAGCTGCTGCCGTATTTCCAGCCCATCGTCGATGTCGAAAGCGGCCAGTTGGTCGCCCTCGAAGCCTTGATTCGCTGGCGTCTGCCTAACGGCCAGATTCTCGCGCCGGTGCACTTTCTACCGGCGCTGGAGGGCTTGCGCCTGATCGGGCGCCTGGACCTGTACATGCTGGCGGCGGTGGCGATGATCCTCGCGGACCCGGAGCATGCGCACTGGCCAATCGTGCACGTCAACTGTTCGAGTTACAGCATCACCCGCCCGGAGTTTGCCGATGAGGCCCTGGCGGTGCTGGCCAGCCATGGCGTAGCGCCGTCGCGCATCTGCCTGGAGCTGACCGAAGGCGCCCTGGTGGCCGAGCCGGATCAGGCCCGCCGGGCAATGCAGCAGTTGGCGGAGCAGGGCATGTCGGTGGTACTGGACGACTTCGGTGCGGGCTTCTCGTCCTTGAGCTATGTGCATCAGTTTCAGTTCAGCGGCTTGAAGATCGACAAGTCGTTCATTCTTGAACTGACCGCCAGCGACCGTAGCCGGGCAATCGTGCGCGCTATCGTGCGCATGGCCGAATCGCTGGGTCTGCCGGTGGTGGCCGAGGGCGTCGAAGATGCCGAGTCGCTGCGGCTGCTGCAGGAGATGGGCGCCGGGCACGCGCAGGGCTACTACTTCGCGCGGCCGCTGGCGCTGGACGATCTCAAGCGTCATCCACTGCTGGCGCCCTAG
- a CDS encoding DUF2790 domain-containing protein, with the protein MNLSFKTLALGLALVASSSVFAATAAQTKPVMDKDAAFVHLDVARVISDNTTGSPCGIDKAKMLYLNHEGVEHELDYRVQGECPQQN; encoded by the coding sequence ATGAACCTGTCATTCAAGACACTTGCCCTCGGCCTTGCGCTGGTAGCCTCTTCTTCGGTGTTCGCCGCCACTGCCGCGCAGACCAAACCGGTGATGGACAAGGACGCGGCATTCGTCCATCTCGATGTGGCCCGGGTGATCAGCGACAACACCACCGGCAGCCCTTGCGGCATCGACAAGGCCAAGATGCTCTATCTCAACCATGAGGGCGTCGAGCACGAATTGGACTACCGCGTACAAGGTGAATGCCCGCAGCAGAACTGA
- a CDS encoding MBL fold metallo-hydrolase, translating into MSAQIESFFDADSSTFSYVVHAGPHSACAIIDPVLSYDPRSGRTSKVRADEIAAFVRTHQLQVQWLLETHAHADHLSAAPYLRAQLGGRIAIGEHICQVQKVFKTVFNLEPEFHLDGSQFDHLFSADECFQIGELKAQALHVPGHTPADMAFMIDGDTLFVGDTLFMPDVGTARCDFPGGNAHQLYRSITRLLAYPPATALYLCHDYPPAGRSERCRSSVGEQRAHNIHVRDGISEEAFVQMRETRDRGLPMPVLMMPAVQVNIRAGELPPAEANGVRYLKIPLDNL; encoded by the coding sequence ATGTCAGCGCAAATAGAGTCATTCTTCGACGCCGACTCTTCGACCTTCAGTTACGTAGTCCACGCCGGCCCCCACAGCGCCTGCGCCATCATCGACCCGGTGCTCTCCTACGATCCACGTTCGGGGCGCACCAGCAAGGTCCGCGCCGACGAGATCGCTGCCTTCGTGCGTACGCACCAGTTGCAGGTGCAATGGCTGCTGGAAACCCACGCGCATGCCGACCATCTGTCTGCCGCACCCTATCTGCGCGCGCAACTGGGTGGGCGCATCGCTATCGGCGAGCACATCTGTCAGGTGCAGAAGGTGTTCAAGACGGTGTTCAATCTCGAACCCGAATTCCACCTTGACGGCTCTCAGTTCGATCACTTGTTCAGCGCCGATGAATGCTTTCAGATCGGTGAGCTCAAAGCCCAGGCCCTGCATGTGCCGGGGCATACGCCTGCCGACATGGCATTCATGATCGACGGCGACACGTTATTCGTCGGCGATACGCTGTTCATGCCCGACGTCGGCACTGCGCGCTGCGACTTTCCGGGCGGCAATGCCCATCAGCTGTACCGCTCCATCACTCGCCTGCTGGCCTATCCGCCGGCCACCGCGTTGTACCTGTGCCACGACTACCCGCCCGCCGGGCGTAGCGAGCGCTGCCGCAGCAGTGTTGGCGAACAGCGCGCGCACAACATCCACGTACGTGACGGCATCAGTGAGGAAGCGTTCGTGCAAATGCGCGAAACCCGTGACCGGGGCTTGCCGATGCCAGTGCTGATGATGCCCGCGGTGCAGGTCAATATCCGGGCGGGAGAGTTGCCTCCTGCCGAAGCCAACGGCGTGCGGTATCTGAAGATCCCGCTGGACAATCTGTAG
- a CDS encoding MFS transporter → MSSSPAVAPSAAPQMTQGLITLFAFCCGAIVANIYYAQPIIDLIAPEVGLSAHGASLIVSLTQIGYALGLLFLVPLADLLENRRLMLATLGLSTLSLVAISFTTSAPALLAMSLLVGFSSVSVQMLIPLAAHLAPEQTRGRVVGSIMGGLLLGILLARPLSSLIADHFGWRAVFMTAAVVMLVIIAVMARTMPQRRPDHHASYGELLLSLYHLMTRHALLRQRSLYQGLMFGAFSLFWTAVPLELSRQHGLSQSQIAIFALVGAIGAVAAPLAGRLADAGHTARASLLAMVLAPLAFWLALVHPAYSVVGLAITGVLLDFAVQMNMVLGQRAIYALDANSRGRLNALYMTSIFIGGAVGSSLASSLYERGGWGAIVICGSALPLIALACLLVNSRRR, encoded by the coding sequence ATGTCTTCTTCGCCCGCCGTGGCACCCAGCGCTGCGCCGCAAATGACGCAGGGCCTGATCACCCTGTTCGCCTTTTGCTGCGGGGCCATCGTCGCCAACATCTATTATGCGCAACCGATCATCGACCTGATCGCCCCAGAGGTTGGCCTGTCGGCCCACGGCGCCAGCTTGATCGTGTCACTGACCCAGATCGGCTATGCCCTGGGCTTGTTGTTCCTTGTGCCGCTGGCCGATCTCCTGGAAAACCGCCGCTTGATGCTCGCCACCTTGGGGCTGTCGACGCTTAGCCTGGTGGCGATCAGCTTCACCACGTCGGCACCGGCGCTGCTGGCGATGTCGTTGCTGGTGGGGTTCAGTTCGGTGTCGGTGCAGATGCTCATCCCGCTGGCCGCCCACCTGGCACCCGAACAGACTCGCGGGCGCGTGGTCGGCAGCATCATGGGCGGCCTGCTGCTGGGCATCCTGCTGGCCCGGCCGCTGTCCAGCCTGATCGCCGACCATTTCGGCTGGCGTGCGGTGTTCATGACGGCCGCCGTGGTGATGCTGGTGATCATCGCAGTGATGGCGCGAACCATGCCACAGCGCCGACCGGACCATCACGCCAGCTACGGCGAATTGTTGCTGTCGCTGTACCACTTGATGACCCGACACGCCCTGCTGCGCCAGCGCTCCTTGTATCAGGGCCTGATGTTCGGCGCGTTCAGCCTGTTCTGGACGGCGGTGCCACTGGAGCTGTCCCGCCAGCATGGTCTGAGCCAGAGCCAGATCGCCATTTTCGCTCTGGTCGGCGCTATCGGCGCAGTGGCCGCACCGCTGGCCGGGCGCTTGGCCGACGCGGGCCATACCGCCCGAGCATCACTGCTGGCCATGGTGCTGGCACCGCTGGCGTTCTGGTTAGCACTGGTGCATCCCGCCTACAGCGTGGTGGGCCTGGCGATCACCGGCGTGTTGCTGGATTTCGCCGTACAGATGAACATGGTGCTGGGCCAGCGCGCCATCTATGCGCTCGACGCCAATAGCCGCGGACGCCTCAACGCGCTGTACATGACCAGCATCTTTATCGGCGGCGCGGTGGGCTCGTCGCTGGCCAGCAGTCTTTACGAACGCGGCGGTTGGGGCGCGATCGTGATCTGCGGCAGCGCCTTGCCGCTGATCGCGCTGGCCTGCCTGCTGGTCAATTCGCGCCGCCGCTAG